The Anolis carolinensis isolate JA03-04 chromosome 1, rAnoCar3.1.pri, whole genome shotgun sequence genome window below encodes:
- the LOC100552057 gene encoding heme-binding protein 1 isoform X2 has product MARITLEELNEMSDEVLDEEDEPMDGEEQNRLFTHWETVASTHQVSLPQEMAGPIVQMTRNNQAREPVPYATLSQHEKCEELAYEERLYPAGKWACITKQEPKYEQTISMGFMKLIRYICKENSLGRHLGMTVPVINEIQLNKEGTELLQEVTTAYYLPEEFQHSPPLPLDPEIQIQERAPFHVITRVFYGTTTEETILREIRLLWELLGSTDNVLRETYVVAAYQNPAVPDRRNEIWFIRRAD; this is encoded by the exons ATGGCTCGTATTACTCTGGAAGAACTCAATGAAATGAGTGACGAGGTCCTTGATGAAGAAGATGAACCAATGGATGGGGAGGAACAGAACAGGCTCTTTACTCATTGGGAGACAGTAGCCAGTACTCACCAAGTGTCACTTCCTCAAG AGATGGCGGGTCCAATAGTGCAAATGACACGCAATAACCAGGCACGTGAGCCTGTGCCCTATGCAACTTTATCACAGCATGAGAAG TGTGAAGAGTTAGCATACGAGGAACGGCTGTACCCAGCTGGGAAATGGGCATGCATCACCAAACAAGAACCCAAGTATGAGCAGACCATCTCTATGGGCTTCATGAAATTAATACGTTACATCTGCAAGGAGAACTCCCTAG GCCGCCACTTGGGAATGACTGTTCCAGTGATCAATGAAATCCAACTGAATAAGGAAGGCACAGAATTGCTCCAAGAAGTCACTACGGCTTATTACCTCCCTGAGGAATTTCAACACAGCCCCCCTCTTCCCCTTGACCCAGAAATCCAAATCCAAGAGAGAGCACCATTTCACGTTATCACCAG GGTGTTTTATGGGACGACTACAGAAGAAACAATCCTACGGGAGATCCGTCTTCTCTGGGAGTTGCTGGGCTCTACAGATAACGTGCTCCGGGAAACCTACGTGGTGGCTGCATACCAGAATCCCGCTGTCCCTGATCGTCGCAATGAGATCTGGTTTATCCGGCGAGCAGACTGA